The Terracoccus luteus genome includes a region encoding these proteins:
- the cobN gene encoding cobaltochelatase subunit CobN: MTRIALFSTSDTDLLCARGSGADYLLANPSRPGHTSMTDAVDAADIVVARILGGPQDLCDGFRRLRSVGKPMVVLGGEQAPNASLMDLSTVAPGVVAEAHRYLSEGGAANLRELHAFLGDTLLMTGEGFEPPAVLPTWGVLERPVVEQSDAGRPRPRVGILFYRAQFAAENTAYVHALADAVDAAGGVGVPVHAASLRDAPADLLEHLGGYDVLVTTVLAAGGTRPGTAGAGEDDEAWDVQALAALDVPIIQGLCLTWSREQWAGSDDGMSPLDVATQVAVPEFDGRIIGNAFSFKETDADGLPHYVPDTERCDRLARLAVAHGRLRHVPPAERRVAVVLSAYPSKHSRIGNAVGLDTPVSIIRLLRAMRDAGYDLGEPGEIPGTGPLDPVDGESADTTAGNALIHAIIAAGGQDEDWLTQEQLSGQPVRIPAARYREHFRALPDKLREAVTQHWGEAPGQVFVDHHGGSGDPDGELVAASLRAGNVVVLVQPPRGFGENPIAIYHDPDLPPTHHYLAVYDWLATEFGAHAVVHMGKHGNLEWLPGKNLALSAACGPDATIGSIPLVYPFLVNDPGEGSQAKRRAHATIVDHLVPPMVRAESYGDIARLEQLLDEYGNVSVMDPAKAPALRAEIWSLIQAAQLHHDLGLDERPDDDAFDEFVMHVDGWLCEVKDVQIRDGLHTLGEAPSGEGLRNLVLAILRANQVFAGAVGAVPGLRSALGVSEGQSERTTVDRVEAQASALVAALDEAAWREDAVESVVRDAGLTGATDPAGATDPADAAVDLAGVVASLRFACREVVPRLAATTGEIDAVLHALDGGYVPAGPSGSPLRGLVNVLPTGRNFYSVDPKAIPSRLAWDTGVRLADDLLARHRADTGEWPRSVGLSAWGTSAMRTSGDDIAEVLALIGVRPRWDEMSRRVVGLDPVPLAELGRPRIDVTVRISGFFRDAFPHVITLIDDAVRLVAGLDESPEDNYLKAHVAGDLADHGDERRATTRIFGSKPGSYGAGILPLIEAGNWRTDADLAEVYATWGGFAYGRDLDGIPARGDMERTYARMDVAAKNIDTREHDIADSDDYFQYHGGMIATVRALTGREPRAYVGDSTTPDSVRTRTLAEETSRVFRARVVNPRWIAAMRRHGYKGAFELAATVDYLYGFDVTAGVVGDWMYEQLAQTYVLDKENRDFLQHANPWALQGMIERLHEAVDRGLWEQPDPDLLAELQQVYLDVEGELEA, encoded by the coding sequence GTGACGCGCATCGCGCTGTTCTCGACGTCTGACACCGACCTGCTCTGTGCACGCGGCAGCGGCGCCGACTACCTGCTGGCCAACCCCTCGCGGCCCGGCCACACCTCGATGACCGACGCCGTCGACGCGGCCGACATCGTCGTCGCGCGCATCCTCGGCGGCCCGCAGGACCTCTGCGACGGCTTCCGTCGGCTCCGCTCGGTGGGCAAGCCGATGGTCGTCCTCGGCGGCGAGCAGGCCCCCAACGCCTCGCTCATGGACCTCTCGACCGTCGCCCCCGGCGTCGTCGCCGAGGCGCACCGCTACCTCTCCGAGGGCGGGGCCGCCAACCTCCGCGAGCTACACGCCTTTCTCGGCGACACGCTGCTCATGACCGGCGAGGGCTTCGAGCCGCCCGCGGTGCTGCCGACGTGGGGCGTTCTCGAGCGCCCGGTCGTCGAGCAGTCGGATGCCGGCCGGCCGCGCCCGCGCGTCGGGATCCTTTTCTACCGGGCACAGTTCGCAGCCGAGAACACCGCGTACGTGCACGCCCTCGCCGACGCGGTCGACGCGGCGGGCGGGGTCGGCGTGCCGGTGCACGCGGCCTCGCTCCGCGACGCGCCGGCCGACCTGCTCGAGCACCTCGGCGGCTACGACGTCCTCGTCACGACCGTGCTCGCGGCCGGTGGCACCCGCCCCGGCACCGCCGGCGCCGGTGAGGACGACGAGGCCTGGGACGTGCAGGCGCTGGCCGCCCTCGACGTCCCGATCATCCAGGGCCTGTGCCTGACGTGGAGCCGTGAGCAGTGGGCGGGCAGCGACGACGGCATGAGTCCGCTCGACGTCGCCACCCAGGTGGCCGTGCCCGAGTTCGACGGTCGCATCATCGGCAACGCGTTCTCGTTCAAGGAGACCGACGCGGACGGGCTGCCCCACTACGTGCCCGACACGGAGCGCTGCGACCGGCTGGCCCGGCTCGCGGTCGCCCACGGACGGCTGCGGCACGTGCCCCCGGCCGAGCGCCGCGTCGCCGTGGTGCTGTCGGCGTACCCGAGCAAGCACTCGCGTATCGGCAACGCCGTCGGCCTCGACACGCCGGTGTCGATCATCCGGCTGCTGCGGGCGATGCGTGACGCCGGCTACGACCTCGGCGAGCCGGGTGAGATCCCCGGCACCGGCCCGCTCGACCCGGTCGACGGCGAGAGCGCCGACACGACGGCCGGCAACGCCCTCATCCACGCGATCATCGCGGCCGGGGGCCAGGACGAGGACTGGCTGACGCAGGAGCAGCTGAGCGGACAGCCGGTGCGCATCCCGGCGGCCCGCTACCGCGAGCACTTCCGGGCGCTGCCCGACAAGCTGCGTGAGGCCGTGACTCAGCACTGGGGCGAGGCACCCGGTCAGGTCTTCGTCGACCACCACGGCGGCAGCGGCGACCCCGACGGCGAGCTCGTCGCGGCCAGCCTGCGGGCCGGCAACGTCGTCGTGCTCGTGCAGCCGCCGCGCGGCTTCGGCGAGAACCCGATCGCGATCTACCACGACCCCGACCTGCCGCCCACGCACCACTACCTCGCCGTGTACGACTGGCTCGCAACGGAGTTCGGTGCCCACGCCGTCGTGCACATGGGCAAGCACGGGAACCTCGAGTGGCTGCCCGGCAAGAACCTCGCACTCTCGGCGGCGTGCGGTCCGGACGCCACCATCGGCTCGATCCCGCTCGTGTACCCGTTCCTCGTCAACGACCCCGGCGAGGGCAGCCAGGCCAAGCGCCGCGCCCACGCCACGATCGTCGACCACCTCGTGCCGCCGATGGTGCGGGCCGAGTCGTACGGCGACATCGCCCGCCTCGAGCAGCTGCTCGACGAGTACGGCAACGTCTCCGTCATGGACCCGGCCAAGGCGCCGGCCCTGCGCGCCGAGATCTGGTCGCTCATCCAGGCGGCGCAGCTGCACCACGACCTGGGCCTCGACGAGCGGCCCGACGACGACGCCTTCGACGAGTTCGTCATGCACGTCGACGGCTGGCTCTGCGAGGTCAAGGACGTCCAGATCCGCGACGGCCTGCACACCCTCGGCGAGGCGCCGAGCGGTGAGGGGCTGCGCAACCTCGTGCTTGCGATCCTGCGGGCGAACCAGGTGTTCGCCGGCGCCGTGGGCGCCGTGCCGGGGCTGCGGTCGGCGCTCGGAGTGAGTGAGGGGCAGTCCGAGCGCACGACCGTCGACCGCGTCGAGGCGCAGGCGTCGGCTCTCGTCGCCGCCCTCGACGAGGCGGCCTGGCGTGAGGATGCCGTCGAGTCCGTCGTGCGTGACGCCGGCCTGACCGGCGCGACCGACCCCGCCGGCGCGACCGACCCCGCCGACGCGGCCGTCGACCTCGCCGGCGTGGTGGCGTCCCTGCGCTTCGCGTGCCGCGAGGTGGTCCCGCGCCTCGCCGCGACGACGGGCGAGATCGACGCCGTACTGCACGCGCTCGACGGCGGCTACGTCCCCGCCGGGCCCAGCGGGTCACCCCTGCGCGGCCTCGTCAACGTGCTGCCGACGGGCCGCAACTTCTACTCCGTCGACCCCAAGGCGATCCCGTCGCGCCTCGCGTGGGACACCGGCGTGCGCCTCGCCGACGACCTCCTCGCCCGCCACCGCGCCGACACCGGCGAGTGGCCGCGCTCGGTGGGCCTCTCGGCGTGGGGCACCTCGGCCATGCGCACCTCCGGCGACGACATCGCCGAGGTGCTCGCCCTGATCGGCGTCCGCCCCCGGTGGGACGAGATGTCGCGCCGGGTCGTCGGCCTCGACCCCGTCCCCCTCGCCGAGCTGGGCCGGCCCCGCATCGACGTGACGGTGCGCATCTCGGGCTTCTTCCGCGACGCCTTCCCGCACGTCATCACCCTCATCGACGACGCGGTGAGACTCGTCGCCGGCCTCGACGAGTCGCCGGAGGACAACTACCTCAAGGCGCACGTGGCGGGCGACCTCGCCGACCACGGTGACGAGCGGAGGGCCACGACCCGAATCTTCGGCAGCAAGCCGGGCTCGTACGGCGCGGGCATCCTGCCCCTCATCGAGGCGGGCAACTGGCGCACGGACGCCGACCTCGCGGAGGTGTACGCCACGTGGGGTGGCTTCGCCTACGGGCGCGACCTCGACGGCATCCCGGCCCGGGGTGACATGGAGCGCACCTACGCGCGCATGGACGTCGCGGCCAAGAACATCGACACCCGCGAGCACGACATCGCCGACAGCGACGACTACTTCCAGTACCACGGGGGGATGATCGCGACGGTCCGCGCGCTCACGGGCCGCGAGCCGCGCGCGTACGTCGGCGACAGCACGACGCCGGATTCCGTGCGCACCCGCACGCTCGCCGAGGAGACGTCCCGCGTCTTCCGTGCTCGCGTCGTCAACCCGCGCTGGATCGCGGCCATGCGACGCCACGGCTACAAGGGGGCGTTCGAGCTGGCGGCGACCGTCGACTACCTCTACGGGTTCGACGTCACCGCAGGGGTGGTCGGCGACTGGATGTACGAGCAGCTCGCGCAGACGTACGTGCTCGACAAGGAGAACCGCGACTTCCTGCAGCACGCGAACCCGTGGGCGCTGCAGGGGATGATCGAGCGGCTGCACGAGGCGGTCGACCGCGGCCTGTGGGAGCAGCCCGACCCCGACCTGCTCGCCGAGCTGCAGCAGGTCTACCTCGACGTCGAGGGCGAGCTCGAGGCCTGA
- a CDS encoding DUF1990 family protein: MVRATREGEASALPAARSAELWGADLTYGEVGATAGDLPDGYHGIRRSAVVGAGASQFRSASVALMGWQVQLRAGVRVSASHQTVERDAVADLGLGVGPLRVTAPVRVVSVVDEPTRRGFAYGTLPGHPERGEERFVVSLEPTGLVLLTITAFSRPAWRLARLSGPGDDIVQALVTLRYLAALRPRG, encoded by the coding sequence GTGGTGCGAGCGACGCGGGAGGGGGAGGCCTCCGCCCTGCCCGCCGCCAGGTCGGCCGAGCTGTGGGGGGCGGACCTGACGTACGGCGAGGTCGGCGCGACCGCGGGTGACCTCCCCGACGGCTACCACGGCATCCGGCGCAGTGCTGTCGTCGGGGCCGGCGCGAGCCAGTTCCGCTCTGCCTCAGTCGCGTTGATGGGCTGGCAGGTGCAGCTGCGCGCCGGAGTCCGCGTGTCCGCGTCGCACCAGACCGTCGAGCGGGATGCCGTGGCCGACCTCGGTCTCGGCGTCGGGCCCCTCCGCGTGACGGCACCGGTGCGGGTGGTGTCGGTGGTCGACGAGCCGACGCGGCGCGGGTTCGCCTACGGCACCCTGCCCGGCCACCCGGAACGGGGGGAGGAGCGCTTCGTCGTCAGCCTCGAGCCCACGGGCCTCGTGCTGCTCACGATCACCGCGTTCTCGCGGCCGGCCTGGCGCCTGGCGCGGCTGTCCGGGCCGGGCGACGACATCGTGCAGGCACTCGTCACGCTGCGGTACCTCGCGGCACTGCGACCACGCGGCTGA
- a CDS encoding pyridoxamine 5'-phosphate oxidase family protein, whose translation MLDPKVREVLDGTPTAHLATVLPDGSPHVVPLWIGTHGDHVVFFTGPGARKARNIERDPRVAISTTPPDDPYTPLLVRGRVVEVRDGEAGWALVDEIARKYTGADYPRDPERVAFLVEPEHQTVGLG comes from the coding sequence ATGCTCGACCCGAAGGTGCGCGAGGTGCTCGACGGCACCCCCACCGCCCACCTGGCCACCGTGCTGCCCGACGGCTCACCCCACGTGGTGCCGCTGTGGATCGGCACCCACGGCGACCACGTCGTCTTCTTCACCGGCCCGGGTGCCCGCAAGGCGCGCAACATCGAGCGCGACCCGCGCGTGGCCATCTCGACGACGCCGCCCGACGACCCCTACACGCCGCTGCTCGTGCGGGGGCGCGTCGTCGAGGTGCGTGACGGGGAGGCCGGCTGGGCCCTCGTCGACGAGATCGCCCGCAAGTACACCGGCGCCGACTACCCTCGCGACCCGGAGCGGGTGGCGTTCCTCGTCGAGCCCGAGCACCAGACCGTCGGCCTCGGCTGA
- a CDS encoding SMP-30/gluconolactonase/LRE family protein: MRAEQLTGPVAYHGEGPVWSASWGGLRWVDMLAGDVLSLTADGSVGRRSVGAVVAALRPRRSGGAVLAVEKGFALQDADGGLVTLEPLWDGPVRMNEGGCDPDGRFWCGSMAYDKSEGAASMYRLDPDGSVHVAWRDVSISNGLAWSPDGSRAYYVDTPTGRVDVLDYDTSRGLHDRRPFVTFEDGAGSPDGLTVDAAGGVWVAANGGGHVRHYDATGILDERVEVAARQVTACTIGGAGLAELFVTTSREGLDDGDDPLAGSLFHVTGVDPGLPPLTFAG, from the coding sequence GTGAGAGCCGAACAGCTGACCGGTCCCGTCGCCTACCACGGTGAGGGGCCCGTGTGGAGCGCCTCGTGGGGCGGGCTGCGCTGGGTCGACATGCTCGCCGGCGACGTGCTGTCGCTCACGGCCGACGGGTCCGTCGGCCGTCGCTCGGTCGGTGCCGTCGTGGCCGCCCTGCGGCCGAGACGCTCCGGCGGGGCCGTGCTCGCCGTCGAGAAGGGCTTCGCGCTGCAGGATGCCGACGGAGGTCTCGTCACGCTGGAGCCCCTGTGGGACGGGCCGGTCCGCATGAACGAGGGCGGCTGCGACCCCGACGGCCGGTTCTGGTGCGGCTCCATGGCCTACGACAAAAGCGAGGGCGCGGCGTCGATGTACCGCCTCGACCCCGACGGCTCGGTGCACGTCGCCTGGCGCGACGTCAGCATCTCGAACGGCCTCGCCTGGTCGCCCGACGGCTCGCGGGCCTACTACGTCGACACGCCGACCGGTCGGGTCGACGTCCTCGACTACGACACCTCCCGCGGCCTGCACGACCGTCGTCCCTTCGTCACCTTCGAGGACGGCGCCGGCTCGCCCGACGGTCTGACCGTCGACGCGGCCGGCGGCGTCTGGGTGGCTGCGAACGGCGGCGGCCACGTCCGGCACTACGACGCCACCGGCATCCTCGACGAACGCGTGGAGGTCGCGGCGCGGCAGGTGACCGCGTGCACCATCGGCGGCGCCGGCCTCGCCGAGCTCTTCGTCACGACGTCGCGCGAGGGCCTCGACGACGGCGACGACCCGCTCGCCGGCTCGCTCTTCCACGTCACCGGGGTGGACCCCGGCCTGCCCCCACTCACGTTCGCCGGCTGA
- the cobF gene encoding precorrin-6A synthase (deacetylating): MIDRIRVIGIGMGDPQLLTGQAVEALRSVDVFLVADKGERAADLVRARQAVCDFAIPAGRRYRLLEVADPRRGPDAERDATAYGSGVRDWHAARVDAYAEVLVGLGPDETTAGFLVWGDPAFYDSTLRVVDALAERIPFSHDVIPGISAPQLLAARHRVPLNRIGAPVHVTTGRRLVDEYHPGLGDVVVMLDGHLACRGLVDRHPDLELLWGAYLGTPDELLLRGRLADVVDEVSTVRAAARERHGWVMDTYLLRPPAS; the protein is encoded by the coding sequence GTGATCGACCGCATCCGTGTCATCGGCATCGGGATGGGTGACCCGCAGCTGCTCACCGGCCAGGCCGTCGAGGCGCTGCGCAGCGTCGACGTCTTCCTCGTCGCCGACAAGGGCGAGCGCGCCGCCGACCTCGTGCGCGCGCGGCAGGCGGTGTGCGACTTCGCCATCCCGGCCGGGCGCCGGTACCGCCTCCTCGAGGTGGCCGACCCCCGGCGCGGACCGGACGCCGAGCGCGACGCCACGGCCTACGGGTCCGGCGTGCGCGACTGGCATGCCGCCCGGGTCGACGCCTACGCCGAGGTGCTCGTGGGCCTCGGCCCCGATGAGACGACCGCCGGCTTCCTCGTCTGGGGCGACCCGGCCTTCTACGACTCCACGCTGCGCGTCGTCGACGCCCTCGCCGAGCGGATCCCGTTCTCGCACGACGTGATCCCCGGGATCAGCGCGCCGCAGCTGCTCGCGGCGCGGCACCGCGTCCCCCTCAACCGCATCGGCGCGCCGGTGCACGTCACGACGGGCCGGCGGCTCGTCGACGAGTACCACCCGGGGCTCGGCGACGTCGTCGTCATGCTCGACGGCCACCTCGCGTGCCGCGGGCTCGTCGACCGGCATCCTGACCTCGAGCTGCTCTGGGGCGCCTACCTCGGCACCCCCGACGAGCTGCTCCTGCGAGGTCGGCTGGCCGACGTCGTCGACGAGGTGTCGACGGTGCGGGCGGCCGCCCGGGAGCGCCACGGCTGGGTGATGGACACCTACCTGCTGCGTCCGCCTGCGTCCTGA